The following proteins come from a genomic window of Nitrospirota bacterium:
- a CDS encoding F0F1 ATP synthase subunit beta → MNMLKQRNHGAVVSVRGSVVDIRFDTHLPPIYSLLYAHEGKIAIEVLAQLDDRHVRGIALTPTQGLARGIVVEDTGGPLKAPVGKGILSRMFDVFGNAIDRKAVPGDVQWRPVHQSPPPLERRSTKSEIFETGIKVIDVLVPLERGGKAGLFGGAGVGKTVLLTEMIHNMIKHQEGVSIFCGIGERCREGEELYREMKEAGVLPNMVMVFGQMNEPPGSRCRVGHAALTMAEYFRDDEHRDVLLLIDNIFRFIQAGMEVSGLMGQMPSRLGYQPTMGTELSRLEERIANTDAGAITSIQAVYVPADDLTDPAAVHTFSHLSASIVLSRKRAGEGFYPAIDLLQSNSKMATPGIVGDRHYRLAKEIRRTLAQYEDLKDVIAMLGLEQLSPDDRKLVARARRLERFLTQPFFATEQFTGLKGKLVSRKDSLDGCERILADEFKDYPESALYMIGTISEVKGKAKSGLPQQDPL, encoded by the coding sequence ATGAATATGCTCAAACAACGGAACCATGGTGCGGTGGTCTCGGTACGGGGCAGCGTCGTGGATATACGGTTCGACACACATTTGCCGCCCATTTATTCTTTACTGTATGCACATGAGGGGAAAATTGCCATTGAGGTGTTAGCTCAACTGGATGATCGTCATGTGCGAGGGATCGCTCTGACCCCAACCCAGGGCCTCGCACGCGGAATTGTGGTGGAAGACACAGGCGGACCGTTGAAGGCGCCGGTCGGTAAGGGAATTCTATCGCGAATGTTCGATGTGTTCGGGAACGCCATAGACCGTAAAGCGGTACCCGGCGATGTTCAATGGAGACCGGTGCACCAGTCTCCGCCTCCGCTTGAACGGCGTTCCACCAAATCCGAGATCTTCGAAACGGGAATCAAGGTCATTGACGTGCTGGTGCCGCTTGAGCGCGGCGGAAAAGCCGGTCTTTTCGGCGGGGCGGGGGTTGGCAAGACGGTGTTGCTCACTGAAATGATCCACAATATGATCAAACACCAGGAGGGTGTAAGTATTTTTTGCGGGATAGGCGAACGGTGCCGGGAAGGTGAGGAGCTTTACCGGGAGATGAAGGAAGCCGGTGTGCTGCCGAACATGGTGATGGTGTTCGGTCAGATGAACGAGCCGCCGGGCAGCCGGTGCCGCGTGGGCCATGCGGCGCTTACGATGGCCGAGTATTTCCGGGACGACGAGCACCGCGATGTGCTGTTGTTGATTGATAATATTTTCCGCTTCATCCAGGCTGGTATGGAGGTGTCCGGTTTAATGGGTCAAATGCCGTCGCGTTTGGGCTATCAGCCCACCATGGGCACTGAGCTGTCGCGGTTGGAGGAGCGCATCGCCAACACCGATGCAGGAGCTATCACGTCCATTCAGGCAGTGTATGTGCCGGCGGACGATCTGACCGATCCGGCGGCGGTGCATACTTTTTCGCATCTATCGGCCTCCATCGTGCTTTCGCGCAAGCGGGCGGGTGAAGGCTTTTACCCGGCTATTGATCTGCTGCAATCCAATTCCAAAATGGCGACGCCAGGAATTGTGGGTGACAGGCATTATCGGCTGGCAAAGGAAATCAGGCGGACACTCGCTCAGTATGAGGACCTCAAGGACGTTATCGCCATGCTCGGTCTGGAGCAATTGTCCCCTGACGACCGAAAGCTGGTCGCGCGCGCCAGGCGTCTGGAGAGATTTCTTACTCAGCCGTTTTTCGCAACAGAGCAATTTACCGGCCTCAAAGGAAAGTTAGTCAGCCGCAAAGACTCGCTTGACGGCTGTGAAAGAATTTTGGCCGATGAATTCAAAGACTACCCGGAGAGCGCGCTCTACATGATTGGGACGATTAGTGAAGTCAAGGGAAAAGCGAAATC